Genomic segment of candidate division TA06 bacterium:
TTGCCGAAGAAAAACAGAGGATTCTTTTGACCCTGGCCACCGGCACCGGCAAGACATTCATCGCCTTTCAGATAGCCTGGAAACTATTTCATGCCCGCTGGAACCTAAAGCGCGATGGCGGACTGCGTCCCCGCATACTATTTATGGCCGACAGGAATATTCTGGCAGACCAGGCGTTCAATACATTTTCGGCTTTCCCTGACGGCGTTCTGGTGCGGATCAAGCCCGGCGAAATACGGAGAACGGGGGCTGTTCCCACCAACGGCAATATATTTTTCACCATCTTTCAGACTTTCATGAGCGGCCCGGATAACACGCCATATTTCGGGGAATATCCGGCGGATTATTTCGATTTCATAATCATTGACGAGTGCCATCGCGGCGGGGCCAATGATGAAGGCAATTGGCGGGCCATTATGGAATATTTTTTGCCGGCCGTTCAGTTGGGTCTTACGGCCACGCCCAAACGCCGGGATAATGTTGACACTTACAGATATTTCGGCGATCCGGTTTATGTATATTCGCTAAAGGAGGGCATCAATGACGGCTTTTTGACGCCGTTCAAAGTTAAACGCATTAAAACCACGCTGGATGATTATGTTTACACTTCGGATGATAAAATCATAGAAGGCGAAGTAGAAGAGGGGAAAATATACACCGAACCGGATTTCAACAAAATCATCGAGATTCGGGAACGCGAGGCCAAGAGGGTGCAGATTTTTTTGAATGATATCAACCAAAAAGAAAAAGCGATCGTATTTTGTGCCACTCAGGATCATGCTTTGGCGGTGCGGGATCTGGTGAACCAGAACAAGGAAAGCAAGGACCCCAATTATTGCGTCAGGGTTACCGCCAATGACGGTTTGCTGGGCGAGCAGTATCTGCGGGAGTTCCAGGACAACGAAAAAACCATTCCGACCATTCTTACTACTTCTCAAAAATTATCCACCGGAGTTGATGCCCGCAATATTCGTAATATTATACTGATGCGCCCGATAAATTCAATCATAGAATTCAAACAGATTATTGGACGCGGAACCAGGCTTTTTGACGGTAAAGAGTATTTTACCATTTACGATTTTGTAGATGCTTATAAACACTTTATGGATCCCGAATGGGACGGCGAGCCGATAGATGAAACAACCGAAAAACCGGGCAAAATCCCACCAGGGGGAATCGGTGAGCCTCGTCCTCCTTACCCGCCCCGGGAAAGGTTAAAAATAAAACTGGGCGACGGCAAGGCTCGTGAAATACAGCATATGATCTCAACTTCCTTTTGGGGCGCAGACGGTAAACCGATATCGGCGGAGCAGTTTATACATAATTTATTCGGTGCTATGCCGGAGTTTTTTAAAAGTGAGGATGAGTTAAGGACCATCTGGTCAAATCCAGTCACTCGTAAAGCATTCTTGGAAAGATTGGCGGCAGCCGGTTACGGGGTAAATGAACTTACGGCGCTACAATTGCTGATTAATGCCGAAAAAAGCGACCTGTTCGATGTATTGGAATATATTTCATTTGCCAT
This window contains:
- a CDS encoding DEAD/DEAH box helicase family protein; protein product: MNEAETRAELIDPLLKAAGWGVVEGTKILREEYHITDGKIQPGGTRAKPMIADYILVYNNRKLAVIEAKSVTKSVGEGVAQAKTYAGKMNIDYCYAANGNEIYQISMKSGKEGNVSAFPTPQELWSKTFSGQNHWQDKFNAIPFEDIGGSKKIRYYQEIAVNNAMRAIAEEKQRILLTLATGTGKTFIAFQIAWKLFHARWNLKRDGGLRPRILFMADRNILADQAFNTFSAFPDGVLVRIKPGEIRRTGAVPTNGNIFFTIFQTFMSGPDNTPYFGEYPADYFDFIIIDECHRGGANDEGNWRAIMEYFLPAVQLGLTATPKRRDNVDTYRYFGDPVYVYSLKEGINDGFLTPFKVKRIKTTLDDYVYTSDDKIIEGEVEEGKIYTEPDFNKIIEIREREAKRVQIFLNDINQKEKAIVFCATQDHALAVRDLVNQNKESKDPNYCVRVTANDGLLGEQYLREFQDNEKTIPTILTTSQKLSTGVDARNIRNIILMRPINSIIEFKQIIGRGTRLFDGKEYFTIYDFVDAYKHFMDPEWDGEPIDETTEKPGKIPPGGIGEPRPPYPPRERLKIKLGDGKAREIQHMISTSFWGADGKPISAEQFIHNLFGAMPEFFKSEDELRTIWSNPVTRKAFLERLAAAGYGVNELTALQLLINAEKSDLFDVLEYISFAIKPITREKRVALAQNKIFEGLDNRQKEFLEFVLSKYIESGVEELNQEKLPDLLNLKYNAIAEAAELLGGVEKIRDTFLGFQKHLYMKTQLQSM